A portion of the Celeribacter baekdonensis genome contains these proteins:
- a CDS encoding DUF817 domain-containing protein produces MAQPTKIERALGDWLRARLPHGVSELIMFIVKMGWAALFGGLLLIAMMLTHKLWHDDWPIARYDALFAYALSLQILFLVFRLETVGEAKVILLFHLTGTIMEIFKLHMGSWDYPGAGLIKIGGVPLFSGFMYASVGSFMARAIRLFDMRFAPYPPYWAALLFACAIYLNFFTHHFMPDIRLGLFAASLLLYARTRVWYRIGGWYWMPMPIAGGLSAFFLWVAENVGTATKIWLYSGQVPGQLVHFSKMGSWYLLLYVSFVTVTLVQREALSPDPFRPEPKSDPATS; encoded by the coding sequence ATGGCCCAACCGACCAAAATCGAGCGCGCCTTAGGCGATTGGCTGCGAGCCCGCTTGCCGCATGGCGTGAGCGAACTCATCATGTTCATCGTCAAAATGGGCTGGGCCGCACTGTTTGGCGGTCTGCTTTTGATTGCGATGATGCTCACCCACAAGCTCTGGCATGACGACTGGCCCATCGCCCGCTATGACGCGCTTTTCGCCTATGCGTTGAGCCTGCAAATCCTGTTTTTGGTGTTTCGACTGGAAACTGTGGGCGAGGCCAAGGTCATCCTGCTGTTTCACCTCACCGGCACGATCATGGAGATTTTCAAACTCCATATGGGAAGCTGGGATTACCCCGGCGCAGGCCTGATCAAAATCGGCGGTGTGCCTTTGTTTTCGGGTTTCATGTATGCCTCCGTCGGTAGCTTCATGGCCCGCGCCATTCGCCTCTTTGACATGCGGTTCGCGCCCTACCCGCCCTATTGGGCCGCGCTGCTGTTTGCCTGCGCGATCTACCTCAATTTCTTCACGCACCACTTTATGCCCGACATCCGCTTGGGCCTCTTTGCCGCCTCGCTGCTGCTCTATGCCCGCACCCGTGTGTGGTATCGCATTGGCGGTTGGTATTGGATGCCGATGCCCATTGCGGGGGGGCTCTCCGCCTTTTTCCTTTGGGTCGCGGAAAACGTCGGCACCGCCACAAAGATCTGGCTCTACTCTGGCCAAGTCCCCGGACAGCTTGTGCATTTTTCGAAAATGGGATCGTGGTATCTTTTGCTCTATGTGAGCTTTGTCACCGTCACCTTGGTCCAACGCGAGGCACTTTCACCCGATCCGTTTAGACCAGAGCCTAAATCAGACCCTGCCACATCATAA
- the glyA gene encoding serine hydroxymethyltransferase — protein MTSNVRDSGFFTEPLSTRDPELFGSITQELGRQRHEIELIASENIVSAAVMEAQGSVLTNKYAEGYPGRRYYGGCQYVDIAENLARDRAKQLFDVKYVNVQPNSGSQANQGVFTALLEPGDTILGMSLDAGGHLTHGAKPNQSGKWFNAIQYGVRKQDQRIDYDQVQELANEHKPKMIIAGGSAIPRQVDFKKMREIADSVGAYLMVDMAHFAGLVAGGQHPSPFPYADVATTTTHKTLRGPRGGMILTNDVEIAKKVNSAIFPGIQGGPLMHVIAAKAVAFGEALRPEFKEYAKQVIVNAQALADQLMKGGLDIVTGGTDTHVLLVDLRPKGVNGKITEAALERAHITCNKNGIPFDPEPPMITSGVRLGTPAGTTRGFGEAEFRQIADWIVEVVDGLAANGEEGNADVEAAVKAKVEALCETFPLYPNL, from the coding sequence ATGACGTCCAATGTCCGCGATTCCGGTTTCTTTACCGAACCCCTGTCCACCCGTGACCCCGAACTGTTTGGTTCAATCACCCAAGAGCTTGGCCGTCAGCGCCATGAGATCGAATTGATCGCCTCTGAAAACATCGTCTCCGCGGCGGTGATGGAGGCCCAAGGCTCGGTCCTGACCAACAAATATGCCGAAGGCTATCCGGGCCGTCGCTACTATGGCGGGTGCCAATATGTGGACATCGCCGAAAACCTCGCGCGGGATCGCGCGAAACAGTTGTTCGACGTTAAGTATGTGAACGTACAGCCAAATTCTGGCTCCCAAGCCAACCAGGGTGTGTTCACGGCGCTGCTTGAACCGGGCGACACCATCCTTGGCATGTCCTTGGACGCCGGTGGTCACCTGACCCACGGGGCCAAGCCGAACCAATCCGGCAAATGGTTCAACGCCATCCAATACGGGGTCCGCAAACAGGACCAGCGCATCGACTATGATCAGGTGCAGGAACTGGCCAACGAACACAAACCCAAGATGATCATCGCTGGTGGCTCCGCCATTCCGCGTCAGGTCGATTTCAAGAAAATGCGTGAGATCGCTGATTCTGTTGGTGCCTATCTGATGGTCGACATGGCGCATTTCGCCGGTCTCGTGGCGGGTGGTCAGCACCCCTCGCCCTTCCCCTATGCCGATGTCGCGACCACCACGACCCACAAAACCCTGCGCGGTCCGCGCGGTGGCATGATCCTGACCAACGATGTCGAGATCGCCAAAAAAGTGAACTCCGCGATTTTCCCAGGCATTCAGGGCGGCCCGTTGATGCATGTCATCGCGGCCAAAGCCGTGGCCTTTGGCGAGGCGCTGCGTCCCGAGTTCAAAGAATACGCCAAGCAAGTGATCGTGAACGCGCAAGCGCTGGCCGATCAGTTGATGAAAGGCGGCCTTGATATCGTCACCGGGGGCACCGACACCCATGTGTTGCTGGTCGATCTGCGCCCCAAAGGTGTGAACGGCAAAATCACCGAGGCCGCTTTGGAGCGCGCGCATATCACCTGCAACAAAAACGGCATCCCGTTTGACCCGGAACCGCCGATGATCACCTCTGGTGTGCGTCTTGGGACACCTGCGGGCACCACGCGTGGCTTTGGCGAGGCTGAGTTCCGCCAGATCGCGGATTGGATCGTTGAAGTGGTCGACGGTCTCGCCGCCAATGGCGAAGAGGGCAACGCAGACGTCGAAGCCGCGGTGAAAGCTAAGGTGGAAGCGCTGTGCGAAACATTCCCGCTCTATCCGAACCTGTAA